A stretch of the Bradyrhizobium sp. CCBAU 53351 genome encodes the following:
- a CDS encoding 2-hydroxy-3-oxopropionate reductase, with translation MIDIGFIGLGTMGRPMAGHLLSAGHRVLLHDVAPVSPELIAAGGVACKSAKEVAEGADAVIIMVPDTPHVEAVLFGKDGVASGISKGKIVVDMSSISPLATKEFAKKIEALGADYLDAPVSGGEVGAKAASLTIMVGGPERAFNTMKPAFDRMGKNVTRVGANGDGQTTKVANQIIVALTIEAVSEALLFASKAGADPALVRQALMGGFASSRILEVHGERMVKRNFDPGFRIELHQKDLNLALEGARALGLSLPSTAVAQQLFSACAAHGGKGWDHSAMVRALELMASHEIAAA, from the coding sequence ATGATCGACATCGGCTTCATCGGACTTGGCACCATGGGACGGCCGATGGCCGGCCACCTCCTGAGCGCGGGCCATCGCGTTCTCCTGCACGACGTCGCGCCGGTTTCGCCGGAGCTGATCGCCGCGGGCGGCGTTGCGTGCAAGTCGGCCAAGGAGGTCGCGGAAGGAGCGGATGCCGTCATCATCATGGTGCCGGATACGCCGCATGTTGAGGCGGTGCTGTTCGGCAAGGACGGGGTTGCGAGCGGCATCTCCAAGGGCAAGATCGTCGTCGACATGAGCTCGATCTCGCCGTTGGCGACGAAAGAATTTGCGAAGAAGATCGAGGCGCTCGGCGCGGACTATCTCGACGCGCCGGTCTCAGGCGGCGAGGTCGGCGCCAAGGCGGCGAGCCTCACCATCATGGTCGGCGGGCCGGAACGGGCCTTCAACACCATGAAGCCGGCTTTCGACAGGATGGGCAAGAACGTCACCCGCGTTGGCGCCAATGGCGACGGGCAGACGACCAAGGTCGCCAACCAGATCATCGTCGCGCTGACGATCGAGGCGGTGAGCGAGGCGCTGCTGTTTGCATCGAAGGCTGGGGCCGATCCCGCGCTGGTGCGGCAGGCGCTGATGGGCGGGTTCGCCTCCTCGCGGATCCTCGAAGTCCACGGCGAGCGCATGGTGAAGCGCAATTTCGATCCCGGATTCCGCATCGAGCTGCACCAGAAGGATCTCAACCTCGCGCTGGAAGGCGCGCGCGCGCTCGGCCTGTCGCTGCCGAGCACGGCGGTCGCGCAGCAATTGTTCTCGGCCTGCGCCGCGCATGGCGGCAAGGGCTGGGATCATTCGGCGATGGTGCGGGCTCTGGAACTGATGGCGAGCCACGAGATCGCCGCAGCCTGA
- a CDS encoding flagellar basal body rod protein FlgC yields MSIFSIATSGLSAVSLRVNVAASNIANVQTTGPLPASGASSPQAATGSSGIAPTYPAAYMPLRVDQVDQSSGSTPGGTVATVSTVSPSYTAQYDPSAPFANQDGLVAAPNVDIASEFVQLAAAKYSFIASAKVIQAYAETEKSLLDITT; encoded by the coding sequence ATGAGCATATTCTCGATTGCGACATCCGGGCTTTCTGCGGTGAGTTTGCGTGTGAATGTTGCTGCGAGCAACATCGCCAACGTTCAAACGACGGGCCCGCTGCCAGCGTCGGGCGCATCGAGCCCGCAGGCCGCCACGGGCAGTTCGGGCATCGCTCCGACGTATCCCGCAGCTTACATGCCATTGCGCGTCGACCAGGTCGACCAATCGAGCGGCTCGACGCCGGGCGGCACGGTCGCGACGGTGTCGACGGTATCGCCGAGCTACACCGCACAATACGACCCAAGCGCTCCCTTCGCCAACCAGGATGGCCTGGTCGCCGCGCCGAATGTCGATATCGCCAGCGAATTCGTCCAACTGGCGGCCGCAAAGTACAGCTTCATTGCCAGCGCAAAGGTCATTCAGGCCTACGCGGAAACGGAAAAGTCGCTGCTCGACATCACCACATGA
- a CDS encoding Lrp/AsnC family transcriptional regulator → MALDRKDLAILAELTTNARASHTELANKIGLSSTALARRQKTLEDDGYIQAYQAALDLTQFGLTTTVLVRIALESQSDDALKAFEAEVVKCPSVVRCFLMSGTDDYILIVLARDIQDFERIHRTELSRLPRVARVQSSFALREIVNRAVPIVVFGEAKR, encoded by the coding sequence TTGGCCCTCGACCGGAAAGACCTCGCGATCCTCGCGGAACTCACGACCAATGCGCGCGCCAGTCATACCGAACTCGCCAACAAGATCGGCTTGTCGAGCACCGCGCTGGCCCGGCGGCAGAAGACGCTCGAGGACGACGGCTACATCCAGGCCTACCAGGCCGCGCTCGACCTCACCCAGTTCGGCCTCACCACCACGGTGCTGGTCCGGATCGCGCTGGAGAGCCAGAGCGACGACGCGCTGAAGGCATTCGAGGCGGAGGTGGTGAAATGCCCTTCCGTCGTGCGCTGCTTCCTGATGTCGGGCACCGACGATTACATCCTCATCGTGCTGGCCCGCGACATCCAGGATTTCGAGCGCATCCATCGCACCGAGCTATCCCGGCTGCCGCGCGTCGCACGCGTGCAATCGAGCTTCGCGCTGCGCGAAATCGTCAACCGTGCAGTGCCGATCGTGGTGTTCGGCGAAGCCAAGCGCTAG
- a CDS encoding thiamine pyrophosphate-binding protein, whose amino-acid sequence MAIAERQASPEATQGSSDRSWHGIVLQTLKRNEISLVPYVPDRVLTPLIKNLHADPFFTTFTTAREEEAVGIVSGAWMGGRRGAVLMQTSGFATLANVLASLAVPYQIPLIMFVSERGTLGEFNYGQSLVCRTMRPVLDSLALEHHTITRLDELEFISDRSIKQAVTTQAPVALILNPLLTGGKTFDK is encoded by the coding sequence ATGGCGATTGCGGAACGGCAGGCTTCGCCCGAGGCGACCCAAGGGTCCAGCGACCGAAGCTGGCACGGCATCGTCCTGCAAACCCTGAAGCGGAACGAGATCAGCCTCGTCCCCTACGTGCCCGACCGCGTGCTGACCCCGCTGATCAAGAATCTGCATGCCGATCCCTTCTTCACCACCTTCACCACGGCTCGCGAGGAGGAGGCGGTCGGCATCGTCTCGGGCGCCTGGATGGGCGGTCGGCGCGGCGCGGTGCTGATGCAGACCTCGGGCTTTGCGACGCTCGCCAACGTGCTCGCCTCGCTCGCAGTGCCCTACCAGATTCCCCTGATCATGTTCGTCTCCGAACGAGGCACGCTCGGCGAGTTCAACTACGGGCAGTCGCTGGTCTGCCGCACCATGCGCCCGGTGCTGGATTCGCTCGCGCTGGAGCACCACACCATCACCCGGCTCGACGAGCTCGAATTCATCTCCGACCGCTCGATCAAGCAGGCCGTCACGACGCAGGCGCCGGTGGCCCTGATCCTCAACCCGCTGCTCACCGGCGGCAAGACCTTCGACAAATGA
- a CDS encoding VanZ family protein codes for MSILVRSFAWLLAAAVTFATLGPPGLRPHSDLGQDGEHAVAFILVGLAFGLAYPRRRLLSTAAAIVLIGVLELMQFWAPGRHARLEDFLVDALTACIGFALAAVADWLLTRFRAGPAVTSEGPAE; via the coding sequence ATGTCCATTTTGGTACGTTCCTTTGCCTGGCTGCTCGCGGCCGCCGTGACCTTCGCGACCCTCGGTCCCCCCGGCCTGCGGCCTCATTCCGACCTCGGTCAGGACGGCGAACATGCAGTCGCATTCATCCTGGTGGGGCTGGCCTTCGGCCTCGCCTATCCGCGCCGGCGCCTGCTCAGTACAGCGGCCGCGATCGTCCTGATCGGGGTGCTCGAGTTGATGCAGTTTTGGGCACCCGGACGCCATGCCCGGCTGGAGGATTTTCTGGTCGACGCGCTCACCGCCTGCATCGGCTTTGCGCTCGCGGCCGTGGCCGATTGGCTGCTGACGCGCTTTCGCGCTGGCCCCGCCGTCACAAGCGAAGGCCCCGCGGAGTGA
- a CDS encoding thiamine pyrophosphate-dependent enzyme: protein MSLAMDTRNTKVMNRFDVTSRLIAKLKHEEAVIGGIGNTNFDLWAAGHRPQNFYMLGSMGLAFPIALGVALAQPDRRVFALEGDGSLLMQLGALSTIAALKPKNLIMIVMDNGIYQITGAQPTPAAGVADIVAIAIGSGLANSAWAADEEDFERLVDAAMSAAEPHLIAVRIDDKPGVGATRRDPVQIRERFMHGLGVREPL, encoded by the coding sequence ATGAGTTTGGCGATGGATACCCGCAACACCAAGGTCATGAACCGCTTCGACGTCACCTCGCGGCTGATCGCAAAGCTCAAGCACGAGGAAGCCGTGATCGGCGGCATCGGCAACACCAATTTCGACCTCTGGGCCGCCGGCCACCGCCCGCAGAATTTCTACATGCTTGGCAGCATGGGGCTCGCCTTTCCAATCGCGCTCGGCGTGGCGCTGGCGCAGCCCGACCGCCGAGTCTTCGCGCTCGAAGGCGACGGCTCGCTGCTGATGCAGCTCGGCGCGCTCTCGACCATTGCGGCGTTGAAGCCGAAGAACCTCATCATGATCGTGATGGACAACGGCATCTACCAGATTACCGGCGCACAGCCGACACCTGCGGCGGGCGTCGCGGACATCGTTGCCATCGCGATCGGCTCCGGCCTTGCCAATAGCGCGTGGGCTGCGGACGAGGAGGATTTCGAACGCCTGGTTGACGCGGCCATGTCCGCCGCCGAGCCACACCTGATTGCGGTCCGGATCGACGACAAGCCCGGCGTCGGCGCCACGAGGCGTGATCCCGTGCAGATCCGGGAGCGGTTCATGCATGGGCTCGGCGTGCGCGAGCCACTTTAA
- a CDS encoding DUF1236 domain-containing protein, with amino-acid sequence MKTRLAITLAAASLLASSAAFAQSTTEQGARDGARAGGDIGGPIGAMVGGTVGAAVGAGLEIPNAVLGGIPRSDSVVVEERVVVGEPLPPTVVLRPVPNYTEYRYAVVNDRRVIVEPRTRRVVKIID; translated from the coding sequence ATGAAAACCCGTCTTGCGATTACGTTGGCTGCCGCGTCGCTGCTGGCGTCGAGCGCCGCCTTTGCCCAGTCGACGACCGAGCAGGGCGCCAGGGATGGTGCGCGTGCGGGCGGCGACATCGGCGGTCCGATCGGAGCGATGGTCGGCGGCACCGTCGGCGCGGCCGTCGGCGCCGGTCTTGAAATTCCGAATGCGGTCCTCGGCGGAATTCCTCGCAGCGACTCCGTCGTGGTCGAGGAGCGCGTCGTGGTCGGTGAGCCGCTGCCACCCACCGTCGTGCTGCGGCCGGTGCCGAACTACACCGAGTATCGCTATGCGGTCGTGAACGATCGCCGCGTGATCGTGGAGCCACGCACGCGCCGCGTCGTCAAGATCATCGACTGA
- the ald gene encoding alanine dehydrogenase, translating to MRVGVPKEIKVQEYRVGLTPGAVREYVAAGHQVEVETGAGAGIGAPDEVYRRAGASIADSARDIFTRSDMIVKVKEPQKSEWAQLREGQILFTYLHLAPDPEQAKGLLASGCTAVAYETVTDANGHLPLLAPMSEVAGRLAIEAAGAALRRSAGGRGLLLGGVPGVQPARVVVLGGGVVGTQAARMAAGLGAEVTVIDRSIPRLRELDDLFAGRVRTRFSTIESVEEEVFAADVVIGAVLVPGASAPKLVTRDMLKTMRPGAVLVDVAIDQGGCFETSHPTTHADPTYEMDGIVHYCVANMPGAVPVTSSQALNNATLPFGLTLANRGFAAVLEKPHLRDGLNVHRGRITNRAVAESLGLDFAPVESGLAA from the coding sequence ATGCGCGTCGGTGTTCCCAAGGAGATCAAGGTGCAGGAATATCGCGTCGGGCTCACCCCGGGCGCCGTCCGTGAATATGTCGCGGCGGGTCATCAGGTAGAGGTCGAGACCGGCGCTGGCGCCGGCATCGGCGCGCCCGACGAGGTGTATCGGCGGGCAGGGGCCAGCATTGCCGACAGCGCCCGCGACATCTTTACCAGGTCCGACATGATCGTGAAGGTGAAGGAGCCGCAGAAGAGTGAGTGGGCCCAGCTTCGAGAAGGCCAGATTCTGTTTACCTATCTTCATCTTGCGCCGGATCCGGAGCAGGCCAAGGGGCTGCTTGCCTCCGGCTGCACGGCGGTCGCCTATGAAACCGTCACGGACGCGAACGGCCACCTCCCGCTGCTCGCCCCGATGAGCGAAGTCGCCGGCCGCCTCGCCATCGAGGCCGCCGGCGCCGCGCTCAGGCGCTCGGCCGGCGGCCGTGGCCTGCTGCTGGGCGGCGTGCCCGGCGTGCAGCCGGCGCGCGTCGTCGTGCTTGGCGGTGGCGTGGTCGGAACGCAGGCGGCCCGCATGGCCGCGGGCCTCGGTGCCGAAGTCACCGTGATCGACCGCTCGATTCCACGCTTGCGCGAATTGGACGATCTCTTTGCCGGACGCGTGCGCACCCGCTTCTCGACCATCGAATCGGTCGAGGAGGAAGTGTTCGCCGCCGACGTCGTGATCGGCGCGGTTCTGGTGCCGGGCGCCAGCGCACCCAAGCTGGTGACGCGCGACATGCTGAAGACGATGCGGCCCGGTGCCGTGCTGGTCGACGTCGCGATCGACCAGGGCGGCTGTTTCGAGACCTCGCATCCGACCACGCATGCCGATCCGACCTATGAGATGGACGGCATCGTGCACTATTGCGTCGCCAACATGCCGGGCGCCGTGCCGGTGACCTCGAGCCAGGCCCTGAACAACGCGACGCTGCCGTTCGGCCTGACGCTGGCGAACAGGGGCTTTGCTGCGGTGCTGGAAAAACCGCATTTGCGCGACGGTCTGAACGTACATCGCGGCCGCATTACCAACAGGGCGGTGGCGGAGAGTCTCGGGCTGGATTTCGCGCCGGTGGAGAGCGGGCTGGCGGCATAA
- the hyi gene encoding hydroxypyruvate isomerase encodes MPKFAANLTMLFNEMPFLDRFAAAKAAGFSGVEYLFPYDFDKAQLREQLEAHGLTQVLHNLPAGNWAGGERGIAILPDRTAEFRDGVFRAIDYAKALDCEQLNCLVGIAPADADPRELNETLVGNLRFAASTLARENIKLLVEPINTLDIPGFFLNGTEQAIQLISEVRSNNLFVQYDIYHMQIMEGDLARTMQEYLPQIAHIQLADNPGRHEPGTGEINYPFLFRHLDAIGYRGWIGCEYKPRTTTLEGLSWHAAQTFET; translated from the coding sequence ATGCCGAAGTTTGCCGCCAACCTCACCATGCTCTTCAACGAGATGCCGTTCCTCGACCGCTTCGCAGCGGCGAAGGCGGCGGGCTTCTCGGGGGTCGAATATCTCTTTCCCTATGATTTCGACAAGGCGCAGCTGCGCGAGCAGCTCGAGGCCCACGGGTTGACGCAGGTGCTGCACAATCTGCCGGCGGGTAACTGGGCGGGGGGCGAGCGCGGCATTGCGATCCTGCCCGATCGCACCGCTGAATTCCGTGACGGCGTGTTCCGCGCCATCGACTATGCCAAGGCGCTCGATTGCGAGCAGCTCAACTGTCTCGTGGGTATTGCGCCTGCCGACGCCGATCCGCGCGAGCTGAACGAGACGCTGGTCGGAAACCTGCGCTTTGCCGCCTCGACGCTGGCAAGGGAAAACATCAAGCTGCTGGTCGAGCCGATCAATACGCTCGACATTCCCGGCTTCTTCCTCAACGGCACCGAGCAGGCGATACAGCTGATCTCGGAGGTGCGGTCGAACAATCTGTTCGTCCAGTACGACATCTATCACATGCAGATCATGGAGGGCGATCTCGCCCGCACCATGCAGGAATATCTGCCGCAAATCGCCCATATCCAGCTCGCCGACAATCCCGGCCGGCACGAGCCCGGCACCGGCGAGATCAACTATCCCTTCCTGTTCCGCCATCTCGACGCGATCGGCTATCGCGGCTGGATCGGCTGCGAATACAAGCCGCGCACTACGACGCTGGAAGGGCTTTCGTGGCACGCCGCGCAGACGTTTGAGACATAG
- a CDS encoding hydroxyacid dehydrogenase — MSVNSKRVFYVKYLANPIYVDILKARPDVRLDRIENESPEDFYAPIMSAAHVYQIGAARDELAPHFHVDAALLKRAPNLLLVSSNGAGFDPVDVEACTEAGVLVVNQSGGNAHSVAEHALAMMLTLSKRIIQSDRRLRREANVNRNELVGNEVEHKTVGIIGLGNVGRRIAALCKGLLGMKVLAYDPYLSAEVMAERGGEKVELDELLRRSDFVSISCPLDKGSRNMISTREFALMQPHAYFITTARGFIHDEDALLQALRDKRIAGAGLDVWSKEPPPPEHPLLQFDNVLASPHTAGVTIEARQNMGRIAAEQVLDTLDGKRPPRIINPEVWPRYAERFKQAFGVTPG, encoded by the coding sequence ATGTCCGTCAACAGCAAGCGCGTCTTCTACGTCAAATACCTGGCCAATCCGATCTACGTGGACATCCTGAAGGCGCGGCCCGACGTCCGGCTCGATCGGATCGAGAACGAGAGCCCCGAAGATTTCTACGCGCCGATCATGAGCGCGGCGCATGTCTACCAGATCGGCGCGGCCCGCGACGAACTCGCCCCGCATTTCCATGTCGATGCCGCCTTGCTGAAGCGCGCGCCGAACCTGCTACTTGTCTCCAGCAATGGCGCCGGCTTCGATCCTGTCGACGTCGAGGCCTGCACGGAGGCGGGGGTGCTGGTCGTCAACCAGTCCGGCGGCAACGCCCATTCGGTGGCCGAGCACGCGCTGGCGATGATGCTGACGCTGTCCAAACGCATCATCCAGTCCGATCGCAGGCTGCGCCGGGAAGCCAACGTCAACCGCAACGAGCTGGTCGGCAACGAGGTCGAGCACAAGACCGTCGGCATCATCGGCCTCGGCAATGTCGGCCGCCGCATCGCCGCTTTGTGCAAGGGCCTGCTCGGCATGAAGGTGCTGGCCTATGACCCGTATCTGTCGGCCGAGGTGATGGCCGAGCGGGGCGGGGAGAAGGTCGAGCTCGACGAGCTTTTGCGCCGGTCTGACTTCGTCTCGATCTCCTGTCCGCTCGACAAGGGCAGCCGCAACATGATCAGCACGCGCGAGTTTGCGCTGATGCAGCCGCATGCCTACTTCATCACCACGGCGCGCGGCTTCATTCACGACGAGGATGCGTTGCTCCAGGCGCTGCGCGACAAGCGCATCGCCGGTGCCGGCCTCGACGTCTGGTCCAAGGAGCCCCCGCCGCCGGAGCATCCGCTGCTCCAGTTCGACAACGTTCTGGCGAGCCCGCACACCGCCGGCGTCACCATCGAGGCGCGCCAAAACATGGGCCGGATCGCGGCCGAGCAGGTGCTGGACACGCTCGACGGCAAGCGCCCGCCGCGTATCATCAATCCCGAGGTCTGGCCGCGCTATGCGGAGCGCTTCAAGCAGGCGTTCGGCGTGACGCCGGGGTAG